Genomic window (Staphylococcus debuckii):
AACTGAGCCTTCAATAAAAGGCTCAGTTCTTTTTCTATATACCAGCCTTTACTCACAGTTAGTCCTCTTCCTTCTCCTTATCAAAACCGCCATTGACCCGTGTTGATAAATACGATATATTTACTAAGGATTTAAATAGCATTAATAATTATTTAATAATAGATATCTACTCTTAATTTGTCTTTTGTAATTATTCATGTCTACAATTAAGCTAGGGATATGTGAACTTTCTACATAAATGCTATTTAAAACTCATAATTGTGCTTCTTACAATATCAAATTATCAGAAGAAAGGAAGTTTCGATTCGATTGGGTTTTATCATTCTTAACATCATTGTATTTTTACTTCTCATCATAGGGTTATTTTTCATGGCGAAGAAACACGTGGCTTTCTCTAAGCGCGTCTTCGCAGCACTAGGCATCGGAATTGTATTAGGGGCAATTCTACATCTCGCTTACGGATCAGATTCAAAGATCACTACCACAACTACAGACTGGTTCAGTATTGTCGGAGATGGTTACGTCGCCTTATTACAAATGATTGTCATGCCTTTGATTTTCATCAGTATCGTTTCAGCATTCACTAAGATTCAATTAGGTGAAAAATTTGCGAAAATCGGTTTCTTCATTTTCGTCTTTCTCATCGGTACAGTCGCTGTAGCCGCTATTATCGGTATCATTTCAGCACTAGTATTCGGCTTAGATGCTTCATCTATTGATTTAGGAAGCGCTGAACATGCACGCGGAACAGAAATTACTCAAAAAGCTAAAGAAATGACTGCAAGTACCTTGCCGCAACAAATCTTAGAATTATTACCTACTAATCCATTCTTAGATTTCACAGGTCAACGTACAACTTCTACCATTGCAGTAGTTATCTTTGCAACATTTATTGGCTTTGCCTACTTACGTGTTGCACGTAAACAACCAGACAATGGTCATATTATTAAACGCGGTATTGAAGCCGTTTATTCATTAATCATGTCTATCGTTACTTTCGTCTTGCGCTTAACGCCGTACGGAATCTTAGCGATTATGGCTTCTACCATTGCTACAAGTGATTTCGGCGCGATTTGGACACTCGGAAAATTCGTTCTTGCTTCTTATGCAGCCTTAATCACCATGTTCATCATTCACTTGATTATTGTAGGAGTGCTTGGATTAAATCCTTGGCGTTATTTAAGAAAGACAGCAGAAGTTCTTATTTTCGCCTTTACTTCACGTTCAAGTGCAGGCGCATTACCATTAAACGTGCAAACGCAGAAATCCCGTTTAGGTGTGCCAGAAGGTATTGCGAACTTATCCGCTTCATTCGGTCTTTCCATCGGCCAAAACGGTTGCGCAGGTATCTACCCTGCTATGCTTGCCGTAATGGTTGCACCCGTAGCACACGTACAAGTCGACTTCCAATTCATCATTACGTTGGTGGCAGTAGTAGTTATCTGTTCATTCGGTGTAGCTGGAGTCGGAGGCGGCGCAACTTTCGCAGCCATCTTAGTTTTATCAACATTGAACTTGCCAGTCGCACTTGCAGGGGTCCTAATTTCAGTTGAACCCTTAATCGATATGGGACGTACAGCGTTGAATGTAAATGACTCTATGTTAGCAGGCACAGGTACAGCAAAACTTACACATAATCTAGACAAAGAAAAATTCAATTCAAACCAATATGGTGATTTAAGCACAGATTATTAAGATAATCAGAATTAGAGTACTGACTGAGGTTCCAACCTTTCCGTCAGTACTTTTCTTTTTGAAAAAAATAAAAAAAGAGCAGAATCCTCTTCAAGAGAACCCCACTCCTTAATAAGTACTTATCTTTCAATAAATCCAGATTTATGCAATTCATCCAACATGTCTGCACGTTGTTTAGAACCTAAGAAACCAGCAATTTGTTGTGACCAAGTTTCACTACGTTGTCCGCCAGTACGTTTTTTATAATATTCACTGACTTCTGTATCAAATTCTTTCAAGTAAGCTAATTGATCTGCTTTATCTTGATTGTATTCATTTTCATGGAAGACACTTTCAAATGGTAGACGCGGTTTCGGTGCACCATTTTCATCATCAGCCGGCTCTCCTACTGCCATACCAAATAATGGGAAAGTGTACTCAGGCAATTTCAAAAGTTCTTTAACACGAGCTACATCGTTTCTCATTGAACCTAAGTAAACGATGCCTAATCCTAAACTTTCAGCTGCTACCGCCATATTTTGTGCTAATAATGCAACATCAATGGTTCCTACAAGCAATCCTTCAGCAGATTGGAATGATTTTTCCATGTCTCCATCAATTTGTTCATTAATCAATTCATGACGATGATAATCCATTACAAACATAAATAAGTAACCATTTTCTTCTACATAAGCTTGTCCAGAAACTTCACGCAACGCTTTTTTAATCTCAGGATCAGTGATACCGATAACTGAGTATGTTTGCAAATAACTAGAAGTTGAAGCGCTTTGTCCCGCTTGTACCAACTGTTTTACAGTTTCTTTACTTAATGGTTCTTGTTTGAATTTTCTTACTGAATGATGTCGATTCATTAATTGTTCGATTACATCTGACATAAACATTCCGCCTCCAATTTATTAGCTTTAAATAGTTAAAGTTATAATACTGTTCCCTATTCTACCTTCTCTTCAATCAAATATAAAAATAAACGCTTTGAAAGTTTTTTCAATTAAAGTTATTCTAATAATAGTAATATTCTGATAAAAGGAGTGATTTTTGTGACTCAACACAAAAAAGAAATCGTCAATACCTTATTCAAAGCGCAACAAAATCATGAACCCGTAGAATTTATCTCTAAAACTTACGAGGTAGAAGAGCCTGTCGCTTATCAAATTCAAGACGAACTGATTTCCGAACTGAAAAAAGCTGATAACAGTGAAATTGCCGGCTATAAAGTGAGTATGACTAGTGCTGAAACACAGGCCTATGCAAATACAAACGAACCTGCTTATGGCACTATCTTATCTAATAAAGTAGTCAAATCCAGAGATACAGTAGCTTTATCTAAACTATTCGCACCGTTAATTGAACCTGAATTAGTCTTTGTCTTGACTGAAGATTTAACTGTCAGTGCTTCAGATGAAGAAATTTTACAAAGTGTTAAAGTAGCACCTGGCATTGAAATACCTGATGCACGTTATATCGACTGGTTCCCTAACTTTACTTTAGGCGATCTAATTTCAGATAACACCGCTTCTGGATTAGTAGCACTCGGTGAAGCAGCAGACCCCGTTTCTTATGAAGACTTTGCAAAGATTACGTTAAAACTTTCTCATAATGATGAAGAAATTGCGACAGGCGTGTCTTCCGATGTCTTGGATAATCCGATTGAAGCATTGAAATGGTTAATTCGCAAACTTGATGAACAAGGCAAACGCCTCCACAAAGGAGAAATCGTATCATCAGGTACCTTTGTACCGCCTGTCCCTGCCAAAGAAGGCACTTATACAGCTGAATATAGTTATCCTGGCGCTATCCAAGTTACTTTTGAAAAATAAACACAAAGACAAGACGGTTTATTGAAGTTTTCTCACTGCACATACACTGGTGTTAAGTGGGTATAATGATAATGGAAATGTGATTGCGATTAATAATCACTATTCTTTATTGAGAAAATGAAACGCTAATTGATATTACGAAGCACGTATCAATCTCTAAGAAATCTTATTTCACGCAGATAAGCACGAAAGGTCTAAAAACCTTTATAAATCAAGAGATTCGCCTTAAAAATAAAGGTATTCTCAAATTGAGTTTCTTATATTGACTATTTATAACGTAAATGTGATAATAGGTTTCGAAGAGATTAGAATTATTATAATTAAATAATTAAGACAATGTAGCTTTCTTAATTGAGTTCTAATCTAAATTAACTACTTATATTTCTAGGAGGATGTATTTTATGTCATTGATTAACAAAGAAATTTTACCATTCACAGCAGACGCATATAACCCTAAAGAAGATGAATTTATCGAAGTTTCAGATGAAACATTACGCGGTTCTTGGAACGTTGTAGTATTCTATCCAGCTGACTTCTCATTCGTTTGCCCAACTGAATTAGAAGACGTTCAAGGTCAATATGATGAATTACAAAAATTAGGTGTGAATGTTTATTCAGTATCAACTGATACTCATTTCGTACACAAAGCTTGGCATGACCATTCAGATGCAATCAGCAAATTGCAATATACAATGATTGGTGATCCTTCTCAAACAATCACTCGTAACTTCGACGTATTAGACGAAGAAAAAGGCTTAGCTCAACGCGGTACTTTCATCGTTGACCCAGACGGCGTAGTACAAGCTGCTGAAATCAACGCTGACGGAATCGGCCGTGATGCAAGCACATTAGTACACAAAATCAAAGCTGCTCAATATGTACGTCAACACCCAGGTGAAGTTTGCCCTGCTAAATGGGAAGAAGGCGGAGAAACTTTAGAACCAGGTCTTGACTTAGTGGGTAAAATTTAAGGAGGCATTCATTTAAATGCTGAAAAAAGAGTTAAAATCACAATTATCCCAACTTCTTAAATTAATGGAAGGCGACGTGGTTTTAACAGCGAGCTATGATGACAGCGAAAAATCTAAAGAGTTGAAAGACCTGTTAGATGAAATTGCTGATATGTCATCTCATATCACTGTTAAAGAGGATACACTAGAACGCACACCAAGTTTTAGTGTAGACCGTCCTGATGAGCGCACTGGTATTGTATTTGCCGGTGTGCCGTTAGGTCATGAATTCAACTCACTCGTTCTGGCTTTATTACAAGTCAGCGGCCGCCCTCCTAAAGAAGAACAAAGTGTTATCGATCAAATTAAAGCGCTAGATCAACCGCTTCATTTTGAAACATTTATCAGCTTAAGCTGTCATAAATGTCCTGATGTGGTTCAAGCGTTGAACTTAATGAGTGTGCTCAATCCGAACATTTCACACACAATGATTGATGGCGCAGTATTCAAAGAAGAGTCTGAAGATATCATGGCAGTACCTGCTGTGTTCTTAAATGGCGAAGAATTTGGTAATGGCCGTATGAGTATTTCTGACATTCTAAACATGTTAGGAAGCAAAGCAGACCCAGCTGAATATGATAATAAAGAACCTTACGATGTATTAGTTGTCGGAGGAGGTCCTGCAAGCGGTACAGCTGCAATCTATACTGCTCGTAAAGGACTGCGTACTGGTATCGTTGCAGATCGTATCGGCGGTCAAGTCAACGAAACTGCAGGTATTGAAAACTTTATTACCGTCAAAGAAACAACAGGTCCAGAATTCTCATCTGCTTTAGAAGCACATATTAATGAATACGATATCGACGTAATGGAAGGTATGCGTGCTTCTCATATCGAGAAAACTGAAGACGGTATTGTTGTAACTTTAGATAATGATGCGAAACTAAAAAGTAAAACAGTGATTATTTCTACAGGTGCACGTTTCCGCAATCTGAATATTCCTGGTGAAGATGAATTGCGAAACAAAGGTGTAGCTTACTGCCCTCACTGTGACGGCCCTCTATTTGAAGGTAAAAATGTAGCAGTAGTCGGCGGCGGCAACTCTGGTGCTGAAGCAGCCATCGACTTAGCAGGAATTGTAAAACACGTCACACTTGTGGAATACAAAGACTTTTTACGTGCAGATGAAATTCTGCAAAAACGTTTACATGAATTACCAAATGTTGAAATCTTGAAAAACGCGCAATCTTCAGAGATTCTTGGTAAAGATCATGTAACTGGACTTAAATATACAGATAATAAAACTGGCGAAACGAACCAAATCGATGTTGAAGGTGTATTCGTTCAAATCGGCTTATTACCAAACACTGAATGGTTAGAAGGCGCTATTGATACGAATAATCAAGGCGAAATCATAGTCGACCGTAAACAAGAAACAAGTATGCCAGGTGTATTCGCTGCAGGCGATGTAACAGACGATCGCTTCAAACAAATTATTATTGCAATGGGTTCAGGTGCAGATGCTGCACTGAATGCATTCGACTATATTATCCGTAACTAATCTCTCCCTATCATTTTGATTACTACGGAAAGTAGAGAAACGGAATTCCTACATTATAGAGGATTCCGTTTCTTTTTTTGTGTTTTAATTATGTTAGAATATATATTGTTACTCTATTTTATAGCTAAAGGAGCTTGCACTTATTATGCTCTTACTACTGGTTTCACTCATTCATATCAACCAAGCTTCCAGCGCCTCCGCTAATACGCGAAATCTTTTCCTTGGATTCAACTCTCATCACACCTTGCAACATATCGATTGGCGCGAAATTCAACACTACTACCAATTACTCGAATTAAAGTATTTCAAATGTCTTTTATATCTCAGCTTTCCATGTATAATTATTGATATTTTCACTTTAGTGAAGTTTCATAATGCCTGGTTGATTTTGGCAGAGTTGGTGATTTATTTACTTTCTCTGACTCTCATTTCTAAAAAGGTAAAGCGCCATATCAATCAAATAGACGAATAAGTCGAATTCTATTAAAAATAAAAGCGTGAGTTCGTTCCAAAGTAGGATGGCAGCAGGCGTTCTATCCGCTATAATTTAAGTTATTAATTCAGAAAGTCAGGTTTTTAATATGTCAGCAATCCACAGAAAATATATTGCTTCCACTTTAATTATCTTAATTGCTTTAATGATGCTCGTGAAAACGAATCTCATCCTTTTCATAGACGAACCTGTTTATCATTTAGTGAGATTGCTCCATTACATACCTTATGCGCATACATTTCTGACCTTCTACTCAGAGATATTTGCGCCTTGGCATATGGTCGGTGTAATGGCCGTCATCATTCTTATTCTCTTATTTAAAGATCGACAAGTCGCATATATTACTTCTATATTTGCGACTTGTACTCTATTGTTAGGGATCGGCTTGAAATATTTTATTCATCGACCTAGACCGGTAGAATATATTTCAGGTTACAGCTTCCCAAGTTTGCATACATTGACAATAGCCGTAGCAGGTGTAGTATTCTTAATGTTGTTCCGCCGATTTTATTGGCACATTATCGTGTATATTATGGTATTCATCATGATGATTTCGCGCATTTACTTACACGCGCATTATTTTTCAGACACAGTCGCAAGTCTAGTATTTGAATTTTTATGTTTACAAGTTGCGCATCATTATTTAGTGAAGTACCATTTAGATGTCCCATTTACGACTTATTTACGTCATCCAAGACGTAAGAATTTCGACACTTAAGGTCTGATACAGAGATAGGCTATAATGGATGATAAGAGCAAGCAGATTATTAAAGGAGTTTCAATCCCATGAAATTAAAGTATCTCATAAGTATTACACTAGCTTTGGTGCTAACAGTTGTATTAAGTGCATGCGGCCAGAATCCAGATAACTCACAACACCACAATGCAAAATACGCGCCTAAAAATGCCACACCGCTTTCGAAAATTCAAATTTTCAAATCAGACGAAAAAGGTAAACAACTGACTGAAAAGGAAATGAATGAAAAATTGAAAGCATACTTAAAAGCTAACAACGATATCATCGATAACAAGTATGTGCTGCAACACCAACTCGATGAACAATATGACGGTAATCAGAAAGTCTCTAAAAAGTTAGATTCTGATTTACGTGATCTTGCCAATATCGCTACTAAGAATCAGATGAACTTCGAAAATTATATTAAAGATAATAAAGTGCCTGCAAATGAAAAAGAAGATATTAAACGTATTGAGAAATATTTCAAAGCGGTTAACCATAAAGCAGCACAAGCAGATCAGCAACTTGAGGAATTAAGTTACAGTCCAAATAATACAGTCAATGTAGTAGACGTTCCAACTAACTATGCTGGTGACGTCAATAATAAACAGCAAAAGAAAATTAAAGCTTTCTTGAAGGCGCATAATCTAGAAACCAAAGCAATAGATAAATAAAATGTATGACCGCTTCACTCTGAGGATAAGTGAAGCGGGCTTTTATTATTCCGATTTCATCCATCCCTTTTCTCTTAAGACGTACTTTCAATGATTTTATTTCTCTCATAGTCCGTCTTTTATACCAAAGGAAAATACACTATTTAATGTTCGTGTTTAGTGTGTTGAGTGATTTGTTTGAATTATGTGATTTCGGAACATACTATTATATATAAGTATAAATAAGATGAGGGGATGTTGATTATGGGAAAATTAAGTACAGATGAGAAGATTAAAATTTTAGCTGATTTAGTAGGTATTGAATCTGTAAATGATAATGAATTAGAAGTCGCTGAATATTTAAAGTCGTTATTGGCGCAACATGATATTCAGTCAACGATTATTAAAGTTACTGATTCACGTGCTAACTTAGTAGCAGAAATCGGAAGCGGAACGCCTGTCTTAGCTGTCTCTGGACATATGGATGTTGTTTCACCGGGCGATCCTTCGAAATGGCAGACGCCTCCCTTTAAATTGACAGAAGATAACGAAGGACGGTTGCACGGTCGCGGCTCTGCCGATATGAAGTCAGGCTTAGCAGCGTTTGTCATTAGTATGATTGAATTGCATGAGCAAGGCTTGCCGAAAAATGGAACGATTCGTTTATTGGCTACAGTTGGGGAAGAAATCGAAGGTCATGGCGCAAAAGCTTTTTATAAAAAGGGTTATATGAACGACGTAGATGCGTTAGTCATTGCAGAACCTTCGCAAGATAAAATTATTTATGCGCACAAAGGCTCTATGGATATTCGCGTCGCTTCAAATGGTAAATCTGTTCACAGTTCTATGCCGGACTTAGGTTATAACGCAATCAATCCTTTAGCGGACTTTATCAACCGCATTAACCAGGCTTATAACTCCATTAAAGATAGCAATGAATTACTAGGCGATTCTGTCGTAAACGCGACTATCATTAACGGCGGCTCACAGGTCAACTCTATACCTGATTATGCAGAGGCAGAATTCAATGTGAGAACGATACCCGAAGCCAACAATGAGAGCTATCAGAAATTGTTCGAGCAAATTGCTAAAAATGTGAAAGTAGATGCTCCAGATAGCGATTTGCAAATTGATACGTATATGTCACGCCCTCCTGTATTTACTACTGGCGATAATCGTTTAGTGGAAACAGCTCAAGCGTTGAGCAAACAATATTTAGGAAAAGAAGTTCCTAAGAAAGCTTCTCCAGGCGTTACGGATGCTTCTGATTTGGTAGTAGACAAAGGAGAAGACTTCCCATTTATCATGTTTGGTCCTGGAGAAACGAGCCAAGCACATGTTATTGATGAATATGTAAAGAAAGAAGATTATCTCAATTTCATCGACTTATTCGAAGCCTTGTTTATAGAATATCTCGACCATCAGAAATAATAATATAGGGGAGCGGAACAGAAATTATCTCGCTCCCCCTCTTTTTTGTCTTAATATATCAATAAATTGCCTGATCTGTATTCACTAAAATCGGTGTAGTATTCTTAATCTTTTTATTAAATAATTCTTCTTCAGTGATGATACCTAAATAGAATAAGCAACAACGAATCCAAATTAAATGCGCTACAATCACTACTACGCTATCTTTCTTATCAAATAGTTCAGAGAAAAATTCATCCACTCTAGCCAATACATCATTGTAATTATCGCCGCCCGGTGCACGTTGTGTGAAGCTATGGCGAAAATCTGACATGAGCGGATTTTCAAAATAAGGACGATATTCAGATTGCTTTATTAACGCTTCCTTAGAATGTCCTTCAAACTTTCCTAAAGAGCGCTCTCTTAATAATGCTGTAAACGTAACTGGAATAGAAGGGTCAAATCCATTACGATAAGTTTGTACGGTTCTTTTTAAATCTGATACATAAATATGATCGATATGTATGTCCGAAAAATATGCTTTCAAGCTTTCTGCTGATTTAATACCTACTTCGGTCAAATCCACATCCAGCTGACCGCAAAAGTAATGCTTCCCATTTCTATTATCATAATTTGTTGTTGATTCTCCGTGTCGAATTAAATAAATCTCCATGTTGTCTCACTCCAATTATCACTTTCATGGCCGGCCACTCTATTACTCTGTGTTGCCAGTAACAAAGTTGTAGGCACTAATGTATGTTTTACCCCATAATATGATAACATGAATTTATTCAATTTTATTATCGTTTTGTCATTTTGTTATGTAACTTTAATATTTTCTAAATCTTCTCGAAAATAAAAAAGCTGAGTGCCTATACACCCAACTTTAAAGTTTGCTTAAAGCAAATTTAATTTATTATTTTTCATTAAGATCAGTAAAAATTCACGTTCATCTTTTAATAAGTGAACATAGTCATCTGACATGACTTCTTTAGCTAATTCAATATTTTTCTTAGAAATAAAGTCAATCAACTTTTCATTTTCTTCATTGTCACCGTATTCATCTTTTGCTTTCGAAAGTAATGAATCTTCACATACTAGAATAAATGCTCGACCATAAGTCATATCCACTTTGCCACGTTGGTAATAAGATTCTAAGAATTTTTCAGCTTCATCAAAGTTGTCGGTATGTTCAAATATACCAAATACTTGATCCGTTACTTTTTCTGATATATTAGATAATCTTTCTTTTTCAGGGATATTATCAGGTTTCACTCTATCTTTGACTAGCATCTTTTGTTTTTTAATTTCTTCTTCAATTATGTCCAATTCTTTAGTACGTTCTTCTTTATTCCATTTATCACGATTATCTTTGTATTCTTGAAGTAAACTTTCTACTCTATGCAAGTCGAAATGACTTTCATCGTGTTCGCTTTGATCTAAATGGTCATAGTAATTTTGGTCATTTTTTTTAATATCTTCTTTGCTCATAATTAAAACTCCTTCATCCACCGAGTTTATTCAGTTGTCCAATGTACTTGGATACA
Coding sequences:
- a CDS encoding L-cystine transporter; amino-acid sequence: MAKKHVAFSKRVFAALGIGIVLGAILHLAYGSDSKITTTTTDWFSIVGDGYVALLQMIVMPLIFISIVSAFTKIQLGEKFAKIGFFIFVFLIGTVAVAAIIGIISALVFGLDASSIDLGSAEHARGTEITQKAKEMTASTLPQQILELLPTNPFLDFTGQRTTSTIAVVIFATFIGFAYLRVARKQPDNGHIIKRGIEAVYSLIMSIVTFVLRLTPYGILAIMASTIATSDFGAIWTLGKFVLASYAALITMFIIHLIIVGVLGLNPWRYLRKTAEVLIFAFTSRSSAGALPLNVQTQKSRLGVPEGIANLSASFGLSIGQNGCAGIYPAMLAVMVAPVAHVQVDFQFIITLVAVVVICSFGVAGVGGGATFAAILVLSTLNLPVALAGVLISVEPLIDMGRTALNVNDSMLAGTGTAKLTHNLDKEKFNSNQYGDLSTDY
- the nfsA gene encoding oxygen-insensitive NADPH nitroreductase, which encodes MSDVIEQLMNRHHSVRKFKQEPLSKETVKQLVQAGQSASTSSYLQTYSVIGITDPEIKKALREVSGQAYVEENGYLFMFVMDYHRHELINEQIDGDMEKSFQSAEGLLVGTIDVALLAQNMAVAAESLGLGIVYLGSMRNDVARVKELLKLPEYTFPLFGMAVGEPADDENGAPKPRLPFESVFHENEYNQDKADQLAYLKEFDTEVSEYYKKRTGGQRSETWSQQIAGFLGSKQRADMLDELHKSGFIER
- a CDS encoding 2-keto-4-pentenoate hydratase, which produces MTQHKKEIVNTLFKAQQNHEPVEFISKTYEVEEPVAYQIQDELISELKKADNSEIAGYKVSMTSAETQAYANTNEPAYGTILSNKVVKSRDTVALSKLFAPLIEPELVFVLTEDLTVSASDEEILQSVKVAPGIEIPDARYIDWFPNFTLGDLISDNTASGLVALGEAADPVSYEDFAKITLKLSHNDEEIATGVSSDVLDNPIEALKWLIRKLDEQGKRLHKGEIVSSGTFVPPVPAKEGTYTAEYSYPGAIQVTFEK
- the ahpC gene encoding alkyl hydroperoxide reductase subunit C is translated as MSLINKEILPFTADAYNPKEDEFIEVSDETLRGSWNVVVFYPADFSFVCPTELEDVQGQYDELQKLGVNVYSVSTDTHFVHKAWHDHSDAISKLQYTMIGDPSQTITRNFDVLDEEKGLAQRGTFIVDPDGVVQAAEINADGIGRDASTLVHKIKAAQYVRQHPGEVCPAKWEEGGETLEPGLDLVGKI
- the ahpF gene encoding alkyl hydroperoxide reductase subunit F, yielding MLKKELKSQLSQLLKLMEGDVVLTASYDDSEKSKELKDLLDEIADMSSHITVKEDTLERTPSFSVDRPDERTGIVFAGVPLGHEFNSLVLALLQVSGRPPKEEQSVIDQIKALDQPLHFETFISLSCHKCPDVVQALNLMSVLNPNISHTMIDGAVFKEESEDIMAVPAVFLNGEEFGNGRMSISDILNMLGSKADPAEYDNKEPYDVLVVGGGPASGTAAIYTARKGLRTGIVADRIGGQVNETAGIENFITVKETTGPEFSSALEAHINEYDIDVMEGMRASHIEKTEDGIVVTLDNDAKLKSKTVIISTGARFRNLNIPGEDELRNKGVAYCPHCDGPLFEGKNVAVVGGGNSGAEAAIDLAGIVKHVTLVEYKDFLRADEILQKRLHELPNVEILKNAQSSEILGKDHVTGLKYTDNKTGETNQIDVEGVFVQIGLLPNTEWLEGAIDTNNQGEIIVDRKQETSMPGVFAAGDVTDDRFKQIIIAMGSGADAALNAFDYIIRN
- a CDS encoding phosphatase PAP2 family protein; its protein translation is MSAIHRKYIASTLIILIALMMLVKTNLILFIDEPVYHLVRLLHYIPYAHTFLTFYSEIFAPWHMVGVMAVIILILLFKDRQVAYITSIFATCTLLLGIGLKYFIHRPRPVEYISGYSFPSLHTLTIAVAGVVFLMLFRRFYWHIIVYIMVFIMMISRIYLHAHYFSDTVASLVFEFLCLQVAHHYLVKYHLDVPFTTYLRHPRRKNFDT
- a CDS encoding NDxxF motif lipoprotein; this encodes MKLKYLISITLALVLTVVLSACGQNPDNSQHHNAKYAPKNATPLSKIQIFKSDEKGKQLTEKEMNEKLKAYLKANNDIIDNKYVLQHQLDEQYDGNQKVSKKLDSDLRDLANIATKNQMNFENYIKDNKVPANEKEDIKRIEKYFKAVNHKAAQADQQLEELSYSPNNTVNVVDVPTNYAGDVNNKQQKKIKAFLKAHNLETKAIDK
- a CDS encoding ArgE/DapE family deacylase, with the protein product MGKLSTDEKIKILADLVGIESVNDNELEVAEYLKSLLAQHDIQSTIIKVTDSRANLVAEIGSGTPVLAVSGHMDVVSPGDPSKWQTPPFKLTEDNEGRLHGRGSADMKSGLAAFVISMIELHEQGLPKNGTIRLLATVGEEIEGHGAKAFYKKGYMNDVDALVIAEPSQDKIIYAHKGSMDIRVASNGKSVHSSMPDLGYNAINPLADFINRINQAYNSIKDSNELLGDSVVNATIINGGSQVNSIPDYAEAEFNVRTIPEANNESYQKLFEQIAKNVKVDAPDSDLQIDTYMSRPPVFTTGDNRLVETAQALSKQYLGKEVPKKASPGVTDASDLVVDKGEDFPFIMFGPGETSQAHVIDEYVKKEDYLNFIDLFEALFIEYLDHQK
- a CDS encoding histidine phosphatase family protein; its protein translation is MEIYLIRHGESTTNYDNRNGKHYFCGQLDVDLTEVGIKSAESLKAYFSDIHIDHIYVSDLKRTVQTYRNGFDPSIPVTFTALLRERSLGKFEGHSKEALIKQSEYRPYFENPLMSDFRHSFTQRAPGGDNYNDVLARVDEFFSELFDKKDSVVVIVAHLIWIRCCLFYLGIITEEELFNKKIKNTTPILVNTDQAIY